A portion of the Raphanus sativus cultivar WK10039 unplaced genomic scaffold, ASM80110v3 Scaffold0641, whole genome shotgun sequence genome contains these proteins:
- the LOC130502657 gene encoding putative F-box protein At4g38870: METQTMMKLTNVNMKSDSLPVDLVMEILKRLPVKTLIRFLSVSKLWASTIRSRDFMKLFLNVSLTRPKGLLFLFRHGYCGLALYPKTHEPSSFTTFHVSFHSSQWSTVSPSVHGLICYAQATTLVIYNPCTRRSIALPEIDTWRRPIRYYLGHDPMENDYKVLCAMLGGTRDLVKEFRVLTLGTESSWKMIENNLISHAPFGRELCINGVLYYQGTDARTYDLTIVSFNVRSEKIYPIKGPSGSSVFMHFESSKLISYEEKLAVLFFAKDVRLCVLEDAAKEEWSMKTFVLSTAISALNGYGNSRSTVTDTGEIITAPRFLHASVVNLDYYDMKTSSERTVYILGNKTEDTVYYVESLSSNLVENLMFL, from the coding sequence ATGGAAACACAAACGATGATGAAGCTTACTAATGTAAACATGAAGTCAGACTCGCTTCCGGTTGATCTCGTGATGGAGATACTCAAACGGCTGCCGGTTAAAACCCTTATCCGGTTCCTTTCCGTATCTAAGCTATGGGCTTCCACCATCCGCAGTCGAGATTTTATGAAGTTATTCCTGAACGTGTCTTTGACTAGACCTAAAGGTCTCCTCTTCTTGTTCAGACATGGATACTGCGGACTGGCTCTTTACCCTAAAACGCATGAaccatcttcttttaccacttTCCACGTGAGTTTCCACTCCTCACAATGGTCCACCGTTTCTCCTTCTGTCCACGGTTTGATTTGCTATGCACAAGCCACTACACTTGTGATATATAACCCTTGCACTAGACGATCCATTGCCTTGCCTGAGATCGATACATGGAGGAGACCCATACGCTACTACTTGGGCCATGATCCCATGGAGAATGATTATAAAGTGTTGTGCGCCATGTTAGGAGGTACTCGCGATTTAGTTAAGGAGTTTCGGGTTTTGACACTGGGAACGGAGAGCTCATGGAAGATGATTGAAAATAATCTCATTTCTCACGCTCCATTCGGACGAGAGCTGTGTATAAATGGTGTTTTATATTATCAAGGGACTGATGCAAGGACGTATGATTTGACAATCGTGAGTTTTAATGTTAGGTCAGAAAAAATTTATCCTATCAAAGGACCTAGTGGTAGTAGTGTTTTTATGCACTTTGAGTCTTCAAAGTTGATAAGCTACGAGGAAAAGCTAGCTGTCCTCTTCTTTGCAAAGGACGTTCGATTGTGTGTATTAGAAGATGCTGCTAAGGAGGAATGGTCGATGAAGACTTTTGTTTTATCTACAGCAATCTCGGCTTTGAACGGGTATGGAAACTCTCGATCCACTGTGACTGACACGGGTGAGATTATAACTGCACCACGTTTTTTGCATGCATCAGTAGTTAACCTCGACTATTATGATATGAAGACAAGTAGTGAGCGAACAGTTTATATACTTGGAAACAAAACAGAGGATACCGTCTATTATGTGGAGTCTCTCTCATCTAACCTGGTAGAGAATCTCATGTTTTTGTAA
- the LOC108846939 gene encoding LOW QUALITY PROTEIN: putative F-box protein At4g38870 (The sequence of the model RefSeq protein was modified relative to this genomic sequence to represent the inferred CDS: inserted 2 bases in 1 codon), translating to METQMMKLTKGSVKTDLLPLDLMIEILKRLPVKTLIRFISVSKLWASIIRSRDFMKLFMDVSLTRPKGLLFLFGRSGSCGLVLSQNTHESSLVTIFRVSCYSPRYTVSPSVHGLICYAQATRLVIYNPCTRRSITLPEINTCRRRPIHYYLGYDPIENGYKVLCATLRGRRDIVKEFRVLTLGTENSWKMIKNNIISHVLFGQELCISGVLYYQACTGTEKKDLTIMSFDVRSEKLYPIKGPSNXFWALCSKLISYEGKLAIIFYEENDVRLCVLEDAAKEEWSTKTFVLSTAIRPINRHGKRTETDTGEIILAPLLLRASVVNLVYYDMKTRSEKTVYIRGSTRGNTESTKGYHECCYCVESVSSNLVENLMFL from the exons ATGGAAACACAAATGATGAAGCTTACCAAGGGAAGCGTCAAGACAGATTTGCTTCCACTTGATCTCATGATAGAGATACTCAAGCGATTGCCGGTTAAAACCCTAATCCGGTTCATATCCGTATCTAAGCTTTGGGCTTCTATCATCCGCAGCCGAGATTTTATGAAGTTATTCATGGATGTGTCTTTGACTAGACCGAAAGGTCTCCTCTTCTTGTTCGGACGTAGTGGATCCTGCGGATTGGTTCTTTCCCAAAACACGCACGAATCATCTCTTGTTACAATTTTCCGTGTGAGTTGCTACTCTCCACGGTATACCGTTTCTCCTTCTGTCCACGGTTTGATTTGCTATGCACAAGCCACTAGGCTTGTTATATATAACCCTTGCACTAGACGATCCATTACCTTGCCTGAGATCAATACATGTCGAAGACGGCCCATACACTACTACTTGGGGTATGATCCCATCGAAAATGGTTATAAAGTGTTGTGCGCCACGTTAAGAGGTAGGCGTGATATAGTTAAGGAGTTTCGGGTTTTGACTCTGGGAACCGAGAACTCTTGGAAGAtgattaaaaacaatattatttctCACGTTCTATTCGGACAAGAGCTGTGTATAAGTGGTGTTTTGTATTATCAAGCTTGTACTGGCACAGAGAAGAAGGATTTGACAATCATGAGTTTTGATGTTAGGTCAGAAAAACTTTATCCTATCAAAGGACCTAGTAA TTTTTGGGCATTATGTTCAAAGTTGATAAGCTACGAGGGAAAGCTAGCTATAATCTTCTATGAAGAGAACGACGTTAGATTGTGTGTTCTAGAAGATGCTGCTAAGGAGGAATGGTCGACGAAGACTTTTGTTTTGTCTACAGCAATTCGACCTATTAACCGGCACGGAAAGCGTACTGAGACTGATACCGGTGAGATTATACTTGCACCACTGTTATTGCGTGCATCAGTAGTTAACCTTGTCTATTATGATATGAAGACAAGGAGTGAGAAAACAGTTTATATACGAGGAAGCACACGAGGAAACACAGAGAGTACTAAGGGTTATCATGAGTGTTGTTATTGTGTAGAGTCTGTCTCCTCTAATCTGGTAGAGAATCTCATGTTTTTGTAA